The following proteins are co-located in the Pyrobaculum calidifontis JCM 11548 genome:
- a CDS encoding eIF2B alpha/beta/delta subunit family protein yields the protein MHRTAAIYAAACTEINTWLSGAVKELEREWVRGASWYIDKALDIVASSPDPLRAAEAVRRVRPGMGPLDVLYLIVAEAVERGADVGKALAKLREYISLARRRLDASVKALGCPRAVATVSFSRAVARLLEAKAHCVEVVYLAESRPGLEALEAAKTYGRRVVVVPDSAVGAFDYDLAVVGLDGLYEDYAFNKVGSLPLLASAKARGIRTAAVFESYKAAPIPAPEPLRVAAETPLGAVEVPLFDKIPPSVFDLFITDLGLLSPAPPRVFYAELSSYIFAQ from the coding sequence ATGCACAGAACCGCCGCGATCTACGCCGCGGCGTGCACAGAAATAAATACGTGGCTCAGCGGGGCTGTGAAAGAGCTGGAGAGGGAGTGGGTCAGGGGAGCCTCTTGGTACATCGATAAGGCGCTTGACATAGTGGCCTCTTCGCCCGACCCGTTGCGCGCGGCTGAGGCGGTGAGGAGGGTTAGGCCGGGCATGGGGCCTCTCGACGTGTTGTATCTGATAGTGGCTGAGGCGGTGGAGAGGGGGGCCGACGTGGGGAAGGCCTTGGCCAAGCTTAGGGAGTACATATCCCTGGCCCGCCGCAGGCTAGACGCCTCGGTGAAGGCCTTGGGGTGCCCCAGGGCAGTGGCCACGGTGAGCTTCAGCAGAGCCGTGGCTAGGCTTTTGGAGGCCAAGGCGCACTGCGTTGAGGTGGTGTATCTAGCCGAGAGCAGGCCCGGCCTCGAGGCGCTGGAGGCGGCCAAGACGTACGGCAGGAGAGTAGTGGTTGTGCCAGACTCCGCCGTGGGGGCCTTCGACTACGACCTAGCAGTGGTGGGGCTAGACGGGCTCTACGAAGACTATGCGTTTAACAAGGTGGGGTCACTGCCCCTGCTGGCCTCTGCGAAGGCGCGGGGCATCCGCACGGCGGCTGTCTTCGAGAGCTACAAGGCGGCGCCCATCCCTGCCCCCGAGCCGCTTAGAGTAGCCGCGGAGACTCCGCTGGGGGCCGTGGAAGTGCCACTCTTTGACAAAATCCCGCCCAGCGTCTTCGACCTATTTATCACAGACCTGGGCCTCCTCTCCCCGGCCCCGCCCCGGGTCTTCTACGCAGAGTTAAGTTCATATATATTTGCCCAGTAG
- a CDS encoding SWIM zinc finger family protein yields the protein MLCREVAPKVIYKLGEEVYIASVERRGPWIYAVCYVRYQTEREECYQVVLKLKAGTRYFLGRCDCRDFKYRGGPCKHIVRAKVALREYSKLKAK from the coding sequence GTGCTGTGTAGAGAGGTGGCGCCAAAGGTGATATACAAGCTGGGCGAGGAGGTATACATCGCCAGCGTAGAGAGGCGCGGCCCCTGGATATACGCCGTGTGCTACGTCCGCTATCAGACAGAGCGGGAGGAGTGCTACCAAGTGGTGCTCAAGCTAAAGGCCGGCACCCGCTACTTCCTCGGCCGGTGCGACTGCCGCGACTTTAAGTACAGAGGAGGGCCTTGTAAGCACATCGTGAGGGCAAAGGTGGCCCTTAGGGAGTACTCAAAGCTGAAGGCCAAGTAG
- the lysX gene encoding lysine biosynthesis protein LysX gives MARLDEKLLINALQAAGLSVRVLHAESFLAPDDVGQVGVIRLAARSRVVPVAHTYEARGGLSINTAQSLEVSHDKYLTYLRLRDAGVPTPRTFLAFGLEGAKAAAEKLGYPVIVKPTDGSWGRFVSLAKSPEDLEAIVAQRLAMESGLHLYLVQEYLEKPGRDIRVTVVGERAVAAIYRINSADWRTNTARGGKAEPVKIDPELEEVAVKANKAVGTFYSGVDVVETPRGYVVLEVNGVPEFKNVQRVTGIDVAGEIASLVKELAKR, from the coding sequence TTGGCGCGGCTCGACGAGAAGCTCCTCATAAACGCGCTACAGGCGGCCGGCCTCTCGGTGAGAGTTCTACACGCCGAGTCCTTCCTCGCCCCCGACGATGTGGGACAAGTAGGCGTGATAAGGCTGGCGGCCAGGTCCAGAGTCGTGCCCGTGGCACACACCTACGAGGCCAGGGGCGGCCTCTCCATAAACACCGCCCAGTCCCTCGAGGTCTCCCACGACAAGTACCTCACCTACCTCCGCCTCCGAGACGCCGGGGTCCCGACGCCCAGGACCTTCCTGGCCTTCGGCCTAGAGGGGGCCAAGGCGGCGGCGGAGAAGCTGGGCTACCCAGTCATCGTAAAGCCCACCGACGGATCTTGGGGGCGCTTCGTCAGCTTGGCCAAGTCGCCCGAGGACTTGGAGGCCATAGTGGCGCAGAGGCTAGCCATGGAGAGCGGCCTCCACCTCTATCTGGTCCAAGAGTACCTGGAGAAGCCGGGCCGCGACATTAGGGTGACGGTGGTGGGGGAGAGGGCAGTGGCGGCCATATACCGCATAAACTCCGCCGACTGGCGGACAAACACCGCGAGGGGAGGCAAGGCGGAGCCCGTCAAGATAGATCCCGAGCTGGAGGAGGTGGCCGTGAAGGCGAACAAGGCCGTGGGGACGTTCTACTCGGGGGTAGACGTGGTGGAGACGCCGAGGGGGTACGTGGTGCTTGAGGTAAACGGTGTGCCCGAGTTTAAAAACGTCCAACGCGTCACGGGGATAGACGTGGCTGGGGAAATCGCCTCCCTGGTGAAAGAGCTGGCGAAGCGGTAG
- a CDS encoding 4Fe-4S binding protein → MINRDKPSVVVASGRARLADLLSKAPLYFAYRGPHGEWFKSVAERHLEEARWERLPPAESRVATRRDLLTGGFIRLRDTVVADSGKCIWCGICAKACPFSAVKYAERKYVEVDYGLCADCGLCNAVCPVEAIQMPSLPDGYLADLVKTSPGSLKFICDYAFELEDEEGVRVKCIAAIPRQYLYLAAARHGEASAHCALGESCPLWPAAERWGRGLAREGKDFVVKSEVKPLEPGGRWQSRMLAAAVGMPVGNVEVLQGCTLCGACVNVCPTDALSLREFELRIVPALCIGCGLCAEKCPEGVMRVSESPSPAPYERKTLFRDAPARCSSCGKSLPYTEAAARKIAERLKSAGLPHDHVYLCEECRLKRL, encoded by the coding sequence GTGATCAATAGGGATAAGCCCTCCGTTGTCGTCGCCTCTGGGAGAGCCCGCCTGGCGGACCTCCTCTCCAAGGCCCCGCTCTACTTCGCCTACAGGGGGCCGCACGGCGAGTGGTTTAAGTCTGTGGCAGAGCGCCACCTAGAGGAGGCGCGTTGGGAGAGGTTGCCCCCCGCAGAGAGCCGGGTAGCCACTAGGCGGGACCTCTTGACGGGGGGCTTCATAAGGCTTAGAGACACCGTAGTGGCGGACTCCGGCAAGTGCATCTGGTGCGGCATATGTGCCAAGGCCTGCCCCTTCTCCGCCGTGAAGTACGCAGAGCGCAAGTACGTGGAAGTGGACTACGGCCTCTGCGCCGACTGTGGGCTGTGCAACGCGGTGTGCCCAGTGGAGGCCATTCAGATGCCGTCGCTCCCCGACGGCTACCTAGCCGACTTGGTAAAGACTTCGCCGGGCTCGCTGAAGTTCATCTGTGACTACGCCTTTGAGCTAGAGGACGAGGAGGGGGTCAGGGTGAAGTGCATTGCCGCAATTCCCAGGCAGTACCTCTACCTAGCCGCGGCTAGGCACGGGGAGGCGAGTGCCCACTGCGCACTGGGCGAGTCATGCCCCCTGTGGCCGGCGGCGGAGAGGTGGGGACGCGGCTTGGCGCGGGAGGGTAAAGACTTCGTGGTAAAGAGCGAGGTGAAGCCGCTAGAGCCGGGGGGCAGGTGGCAGAGCAGGATGTTGGCCGCCGCGGTGGGAATGCCCGTGGGCAACGTAGAGGTGCTCCAGGGGTGTACTCTCTGTGGCGCTTGCGTCAACGTGTGCCCCACCGACGCCCTCTCCCTCCGGGAGTTTGAGCTGAGGATAGTCCCCGCCCTCTGCATTGGGTGTGGGCTATGCGCAGAGAAGTGCCCCGAGGGCGTGATGCGGGTCTCAGAGAGCCCCAGCCCGGCGCCATATGAGCGTAAGACCCTCTTCCGAGACGCCCCGGCGCGTTGCTCCTCCTGCGGCAAGTCCCTGCCCTACACGGAGGCCGCCGCTCGGAAGATAGCGGAGAGGCTTAAATCGGCTGGACTGCCCCACGACCACGTCTACTTGTGCGAAGAGTGCCGCCTAAAGAGGCTATGA
- a CDS encoding acetate--CoA ligase, whose amino-acid sequence MSKEFLELYQESLKDPIGFWERQAAKLYWRAKWEKTYDDSNPPFYKWFVGGETNITYNALDRHVREGRANKAALIWVSSSGQTRVLRYWDLYREVNRFATLLRMRGVERGDRVVIYMPMIPEAMVAMLAVSRIGAVHTVVFSGFGAQALADRIRDAEAKLVITADGMTRRGKVIPLKPTVDEALAIAGLDAEVVVYRHVGVGVPMREGRDFWWQEEMKSIPLNAYTEPEWVAGDEPLFILYTSGTTGKPKGILHLHGAYMVWVWYAFSHLVGAEREFRDDIVFFSTADIGWISGHHYGVHGPLLNGLTVLWYDDAPDYPHPGIWWEIVDAYKVTHILFSPTAIRLLMKYGDEWPRRYSLDTLMAAYPTGEVLNEEAYKWLVTNVCKRGCQVADIWGQTETACFVTAPGSMNLGGFSYKYGSVGLPYPTLNLVILDDEGRELPRGQKGHVAVKPPLPPAFLHTLWRDPKRYVESYWSKFKGYYHTGDLGYIDEDGHLHILGRSDDVIKVAGHRLSTREVEDIVASHPAVAEAAVVSIPDPVRGDVLAVFVVPRAGRLITEEEVVAHLRKSLGPLAVVGKVAIVEKLPKTRTGKVMRRVLRAMAMGQPLGDLSTLEDAEAIEQLKEKL is encoded by the coding sequence ATGTCTAAAGAGTTCCTCGAGCTCTACCAAGAGTCGTTGAAGGACCCGATTGGGTTCTGGGAGAGGCAGGCCGCTAAGCTGTACTGGAGGGCCAAGTGGGAGAAGACGTACGACGACTCCAACCCGCCGTTTTACAAGTGGTTTGTGGGCGGGGAGACCAACATCACGTACAACGCCCTTGACCGCCACGTGAGAGAGGGGAGGGCGAACAAGGCCGCCCTCATCTGGGTCTCCTCCAGCGGCCAGACCAGGGTGCTGAGGTACTGGGACCTCTACCGCGAGGTAAACCGCTTTGCCACTCTGCTTAGGATGAGGGGCGTGGAGCGTGGGGACAGAGTCGTGATTTACATGCCCATGATTCCGGAGGCCATGGTGGCCATGCTAGCCGTAAGTAGAATAGGCGCTGTGCACACGGTGGTGTTCTCGGGCTTTGGGGCCCAGGCGCTGGCGGATAGGATAAGAGACGCCGAGGCCAAGCTCGTCATCACCGCCGACGGCATGACTAGGCGCGGTAAAGTGATTCCGCTTAAGCCCACGGTGGACGAGGCCTTGGCCATCGCGGGGCTAGACGCCGAGGTGGTGGTGTATAGGCACGTGGGCGTCGGCGTGCCGATGAGGGAGGGGAGGGACTTCTGGTGGCAGGAGGAGATGAAGTCTATTCCGCTCAACGCCTACACTGAGCCTGAGTGGGTGGCCGGCGACGAGCCCCTCTTTATACTCTACACCTCGGGCACCACGGGGAAGCCCAAGGGCATTCTCCACCTCCACGGGGCCTACATGGTGTGGGTGTGGTACGCCTTCAGCCACCTGGTGGGGGCCGAGAGGGAGTTTAGAGACGACATCGTCTTCTTCTCCACCGCCGACATTGGGTGGATCTCGGGCCACCACTACGGCGTACACGGCCCGCTCCTCAACGGGCTGACGGTGCTCTGGTACGACGACGCGCCGGACTACCCGCACCCGGGCATCTGGTGGGAGATAGTGGACGCCTACAAGGTGACTCACATCCTCTTCTCCCCCACCGCCATCCGCCTCTTGATGAAATACGGAGACGAGTGGCCGCGGAGGTACAGCTTGGACACCCTAATGGCGGCTTATCCCACTGGCGAGGTCCTCAACGAGGAGGCGTACAAGTGGCTTGTGACCAACGTGTGCAAGAGGGGGTGCCAAGTGGCGGACATCTGGGGGCAGACCGAGACCGCGTGCTTCGTCACAGCGCCCGGCTCCATGAACCTCGGGGGGTTCAGCTACAAGTACGGCTCTGTCGGCCTTCCCTACCCCACTCTCAACCTGGTGATTCTAGACGACGAGGGGAGAGAGTTGCCGAGGGGGCAGAAGGGCCACGTGGCGGTCAAGCCCCCGTTGCCCCCGGCCTTCTTGCACACCCTGTGGAGAGACCCCAAGCGCTACGTGGAGAGCTACTGGTCTAAGTTCAAGGGGTACTACCACACAGGCGACCTCGGCTACATAGACGAGGACGGCCACCTCCACATCCTAGGCCGCTCCGACGACGTGATCAAGGTGGCGGGGCACCGCCTCTCCACTAGGGAGGTGGAGGACATAGTGGCATCGCACCCCGCCGTGGCGGAGGCTGCGGTGGTGAGCATACCTGACCCAGTGAGGGGGGACGTGCTCGCCGTGTTTGTAGTGCCCAGGGCCGGGAGGCTGATAACCGAGGAGGAGGTGGTGGCGCACCTCAGGAAGAGCCTCGGCCCACTGGCCGTGGTGGGCAAGGTGGCCATTGTGGAGAAGTTGCCTAAGACTAGGACTGGGAAAGTCATGAGGAGGGTGCTCAGGGCCATGGCCATGGGGCAGCCGCTGGGCGACTTGAGCACGCTGGAGGACGCAGAGGCGATAGAACAGCTAAAGGAGAAGTTGTAG
- a CDS encoding aldehyde dehydrogenase family protein, which translates to MSSKEVVVYNPATGEVIAVLSSASREDVKNAVDEAERAFHKWAALPLRERTRLLRKAAEYMELAFDELLKTLVAESGKPIRDARAELWRAIEIVRASAEEARHVLEGSSPRVDAYDYPPGNESRLVVERREPIGVVAGALSYNNPASTFAHKVAPVVAAGNTAVVKPSTHTPLTALRLYDVFKKAGFPDGVVNVVVGSGEEVFNELLENSKVAAISFTGSTAVGLQVAAKAAGRGKKYMIAPSGSDPAIVFKDADLAKAAATVVRARFENAGQNCNATKRVYVEREVYDEFVKLVVEKTAALRVGDPMEEATDMGPLISEKMVKAMEGFVADAVSKGAKVLLGGKRMERRGFFFEPTLLQVLNGREDMRVLKEEVFGPVLPIVPFEGEEEAVELANSTQYGLQAAVFTSDYRKALRVASAIRAGAVMINDSTRVRFDALPYGGVKYSGFGWREGVRSTMYYFTEPKYYVLGL; encoded by the coding sequence ATGTCTAGCAAAGAAGTGGTGGTCTACAACCCTGCCACTGGGGAGGTGATAGCCGTTCTAAGCTCCGCCTCGCGGGAAGACGTGAAAAACGCCGTGGATGAGGCTGAGAGGGCTTTCCACAAGTGGGCAGCCCTGCCGCTTAGGGAGAGAACCCGCCTCTTGCGCAAGGCCGCGGAGTACATGGAGCTCGCCTTCGACGAGCTGTTGAAGACCTTGGTGGCGGAGTCGGGCAAGCCCATCCGCGACGCGAGGGCGGAGCTTTGGAGGGCTATTGAGATTGTGCGGGCCAGCGCTGAGGAGGCTAGGCACGTGCTTGAGGGCTCCTCCCCCAGGGTAGACGCCTACGACTACCCGCCGGGCAACGAGTCTCGCCTCGTGGTAGAGAGGAGGGAGCCCATTGGAGTAGTGGCCGGGGCGCTGAGTTACAACAACCCCGCCTCCACCTTTGCCCACAAGGTGGCGCCGGTGGTGGCCGCTGGGAACACCGCGGTGGTGAAGCCCTCCACTCACACGCCGCTGACGGCCCTGAGGCTGTACGACGTGTTTAAAAAGGCCGGCTTCCCCGACGGCGTTGTAAACGTGGTTGTGGGCAGTGGGGAGGAGGTGTTCAACGAGCTACTGGAGAACTCCAAGGTGGCGGCCATATCTTTTACGGGCAGCACGGCGGTGGGGTTGCAGGTGGCGGCCAAGGCGGCGGGGAGGGGGAAGAAGTACATGATTGCCCCCAGCGGCTCCGACCCGGCCATAGTGTTCAAAGACGCCGACTTGGCCAAGGCCGCGGCGACGGTGGTTAGGGCCAGGTTTGAAAACGCTGGCCAAAACTGCAACGCCACTAAGCGGGTCTACGTAGAGAGGGAGGTGTACGACGAGTTTGTGAAACTGGTGGTGGAGAAGACGGCGGCGCTGAGGGTGGGGGACCCCATGGAGGAGGCCACGGACATGGGGCCCTTGATCTCTGAGAAGATGGTGAAGGCCATGGAGGGCTTCGTGGCCGACGCGGTGTCTAAAGGCGCCAAGGTCCTCCTGGGGGGGAAGAGGATGGAGAGGAGGGGCTTCTTCTTCGAGCCCACTCTCCTCCAAGTCCTCAACGGCAGAGAAGACATGAGGGTTCTGAAGGAGGAGGTGTTCGGCCCCGTCTTGCCCATAGTCCCCTTCGAGGGGGAGGAGGAGGCAGTGGAGTTGGCCAACTCCACTCAGTACGGCCTACAGGCGGCGGTCTTCACCTCGGACTATAGAAAGGCCCTTAGAGTGGCGTCCGCAATAAGGGCGGGGGCTGTGATGATCAACGACTCAACCCGCGTGCGCTTCGACGCCCTGCCCTACGGGGGAGTGAAGTACTCTGGCTTCGGCTGGAGGGAGGGGGTGCGGTCCACCATGTACTACTTCACCGAGCCTAAGTACTACGTCTTGGGGCTGTAG
- a CDS encoding succinate dehydrogenase/fumarate reductase flavoprotein subunit, with protein MEVLSCDVVVVGSGLAGLRAAVAAAAASEKLSICVVTKVAGPRSHTISAEGGMAAVVHPEKTGDTPHLHAYDTVKGGDFLVDQDAAMLLAQEAPSEALFLYKIGVPWNKDSDGTFSLRLFGGMSKPRTLFVKDKTGFYILTALYKHAKSFSNIAFYEEHLVTKLVVKHNVFYGVTALDMRRGEFKFFKAKAGVIATGGGGRMFKLTTMGYLNTGEVYGFALREGIALKDMEFVQWHPTALVPSGILISEAARAEGAYLVNKYGERFMRRYAPQKMELAPRDVIARAIAMECMSGRGFTWRDGTCYVGLDVRHLDPARVKERLPLLLELSKTYAGVDPFTELIPVAPAVHYFMGGIHTDLYGRVLTVSGEWVRGLWAAGEAAAVSVHGANRLGSNSLAECAVWGRLAGEQAAEYAKGRGEGEADGAVKALVEREENRVFYKLGRKEVGGTSAAAIRSALQNAMHKGAGIIREESALAQALSEVAKLISAFKEVNLHDTGRIYNMELREMVELDGMLLAAHAVLLGAYFRRESRGAHYRVDHPQRDDKTWLKHTLVHKVGEGFGVYYAPVKVDKWPPEVRAY; from the coding sequence ATGGAAGTATTATCTTGCGACGTAGTGGTGGTGGGCTCGGGACTGGCGGGCCTGCGGGCCGCCGTGGCCGCCGCGGCGGCTAGCGAGAAGCTCTCCATCTGCGTAGTCACCAAGGTGGCGGGGCCCCGGTCTCACACCATCTCAGCCGAGGGCGGCATGGCAGCCGTGGTGCACCCAGAGAAGACTGGAGACACGCCGCACCTCCACGCCTACGACACTGTGAAAGGCGGCGACTTCCTCGTGGACCAAGACGCGGCCATGTTGCTCGCCCAAGAGGCGCCGTCCGAGGCCCTTTTCTTGTACAAGATAGGGGTCCCCTGGAATAAGGACTCGGACGGGACCTTCTCCCTCAGGCTCTTCGGGGGGATGAGCAAGCCCAGAACCCTCTTTGTAAAAGACAAGACCGGCTTCTACATACTAACCGCCTTGTACAAGCACGCCAAGTCTTTCTCCAACATCGCCTTCTACGAAGAGCACCTGGTGACCAAGCTGGTGGTTAAACACAACGTATTCTACGGCGTTACTGCTCTAGACATGAGGAGGGGGGAGTTCAAGTTCTTCAAGGCCAAGGCCGGGGTAATAGCCACGGGGGGCGGCGGCCGGATGTTCAAGCTCACCACCATGGGCTACTTAAACACTGGGGAGGTGTACGGCTTCGCCCTCCGGGAGGGCATAGCGTTGAAAGACATGGAGTTTGTCCAATGGCACCCCACGGCTCTCGTCCCCAGCGGAATCTTGATCAGCGAGGCGGCCCGGGCCGAGGGGGCCTACCTCGTGAACAAGTACGGCGAGAGGTTCATGAGGAGGTACGCGCCGCAGAAGATGGAGCTGGCCCCCAGAGACGTAATAGCCAGGGCAATAGCCATGGAGTGCATGTCGGGGAGGGGCTTCACCTGGCGCGACGGGACCTGCTACGTCGGGCTCGACGTCCGCCACCTAGACCCAGCCAGGGTAAAGGAGCGGCTCCCCCTCCTCCTAGAGCTCTCCAAGACCTACGCGGGGGTGGACCCCTTCACAGAGCTCATCCCCGTGGCCCCCGCGGTGCACTACTTCATGGGCGGCATACACACAGACCTCTACGGCAGAGTTTTGACCGTGAGCGGGGAGTGGGTTAGGGGGCTGTGGGCCGCCGGCGAGGCCGCGGCGGTGAGCGTACACGGCGCAAACCGCCTAGGCTCCAACTCCCTCGCCGAGTGCGCGGTGTGGGGCAGGCTGGCCGGAGAGCAGGCGGCTGAGTACGCCAAGGGGCGGGGGGAGGGGGAGGCAGACGGCGCGGTCAAGGCGCTGGTCGAGAGAGAGGAGAATAGGGTCTTCTACAAGCTGGGGAGGAAGGAGGTGGGGGGCACCTCAGCCGCGGCCATTAGGTCTGCGCTTCAAAACGCCATGCACAAGGGGGCAGGCATCATTAGGGAGGAGTCGGCGCTGGCGCAGGCCCTTTCGGAGGTGGCGAAGCTCATCTCGGCCTTTAAAGAGGTCAACTTGCACGACACTGGCAGAATATACAACATGGAGCTAAGGGAGATGGTGGAGCTTGACGGCATGCTCCTGGCCGCCCACGCTGTGCTCCTAGGCGCCTACTTTAGGAGGGAGTCGAGGGGCGCCCACTACAGGGTGGACCACCCGCAGAGAGACGACAAGACTTGGCTTAAGCACACCCTAGTGCACAAAGTGGGAGAGGGGTTCGGCGTCTACTACGCACCGGTGAAGGTGGACAAGTGGCCGCCCGAGGTTAGGGCGTATTAG
- a CDS encoding 2Fe-2S iron-sulfur cluster-binding protein produces MSYDQVYHVDADPRATMLDVLINIREDLDGSLSFRYACRMGVCGACAVKINGKPALACTVKLMDLGTTNIYIEPISDKNIIKDLIVDFESR; encoded by the coding sequence GTGAGCTACGACCAAGTCTACCACGTGGACGCAGACCCCAGGGCCACTATGCTTGACGTCCTCATAAACATAAGAGAGGACTTAGACGGCTCCCTATCCTTCCGCTACGCATGTAGAATGGGGGTCTGCGGCGCATGTGCCGTCAAGATCAACGGCAAGCCAGCCCTTGCCTGTACAGTGAAGCTAATGGACTTGGGGACCACCAATATATACATAGAGCCTATATCAGACAAAAATATAATTAAAGATCTTATTGTTGATTTTGAAAGTAGATAA
- a CDS encoding FAD-dependent oxidoreductase, protein MAKRIVVVGGGAAGATAAAKAKRVNPGAEVVLVEAGPYVTHAPCAVPYAIAQAARLYIYTAEQFAREKGVVVYTNTKAEVGEGGRLRLSGAVSGALEWDAMIIATGASPRVPQVEGVELEGVQVVRHPAEAEAIKKALQPARRVVVVGGGYIGLEMAEVLLAGGKDVVLLESGRWILNKMLDEDMARLVEQYIAARGGQLRLGETLTRIVGRGRVERVETTGGSVETDAVVLATGVRPNVELAKALGARLGETGAVWTDEFLETSVPGVYAAGDVAEVVHKVTGRRTWMPLAPYANKMGYVAGYNAGAGEKRVRFPPVVGAAVTKFFDMYIGKAGLGEAEARQYGIGATSAVVKTSDKAAFMPDAREIYVKAVASRGVLIGVEVVGFSPYVAAVVDFAAQLIGRPVEEVILAEYSYMPHTGPVWHPLVSAARLLD, encoded by the coding sequence ATGGCCAAGAGAATTGTGGTAGTGGGGGGCGGGGCGGCGGGGGCCACCGCTGCGGCCAAGGCTAAGAGGGTGAACCCAGGGGCCGAGGTGGTGTTAGTAGAGGCGGGGCCCTACGTTACCCACGCCCCCTGTGCCGTTCCCTACGCCATCGCACAGGCCGCGAGGCTGTATATATACACCGCCGAGCAGTTCGCAAGGGAGAAGGGCGTTGTTGTGTATACCAACACCAAGGCCGAGGTAGGCGAAGGCGGCAGACTCAGGCTGAGCGGTGCGGTGAGCGGGGCGTTGGAGTGGGACGCCATGATCATAGCCACTGGGGCCAGCCCGAGGGTTCCACAGGTGGAGGGCGTCGAGCTTGAGGGAGTCCAAGTGGTGCGCCATCCCGCCGAGGCGGAGGCCATAAAGAAGGCCTTGCAACCTGCGCGGAGGGTGGTAGTGGTGGGCGGGGGGTACATTGGGCTTGAGATGGCGGAGGTCCTCCTGGCAGGGGGCAAGGATGTGGTGCTCCTAGAGTCGGGGAGGTGGATTTTGAACAAGATGTTGGACGAGGACATGGCGAGGCTCGTGGAGCAGTACATAGCGGCGAGGGGCGGGCAGCTTAGGCTGGGGGAGACGCTGACGAGGATAGTGGGTAGGGGCAGGGTGGAGAGAGTGGAGACCACTGGGGGCTCCGTGGAGACAGACGCGGTGGTGTTGGCCACTGGGGTTAGGCCCAACGTGGAGTTGGCCAAGGCGCTCGGCGCCAGGCTGGGGGAGACTGGTGCCGTGTGGACAGACGAGTTTCTAGAGACCTCAGTCCCCGGGGTATACGCCGCGGGCGACGTGGCCGAGGTGGTTCACAAGGTCACCGGTCGGCGGACTTGGATGCCCCTCGCCCCCTACGCCAACAAGATGGGCTACGTGGCTGGGTACAACGCGGGGGCCGGGGAGAAGAGGGTGAGGTTTCCGCCTGTGGTGGGGGCGGCCGTGACTAAGTTCTTTGACATGTACATCGGCAAGGCGGGGCTGGGGGAGGCTGAGGCCAGGCAGTACGGCATAGGCGCAACGTCTGCCGTTGTCAAGACCAGCGACAAAGCGGCCTTTATGCCCGACGCGAGGGAGATCTACGTAAAGGCCGTGGCGTCGAGGGGGGTCTTGATAGGGGTGGAGGTGGTGGGCTTCTCGCCCTACGTGGCGGCCGTGGTGGACTTCGCCGCGCAGCTGATAGGGAGACCCGTCGAGGAGGTGATCTTGGCAGAATACTCCTACATGCCCCACACAGGCCCCGTCTGGCACCCCCTCGTCTCAGCCGCCAGGCTCTTGGACTAG